In Pyrenophora tritici-repentis strain M4 chromosome 6, whole genome shotgun sequence, the DNA window CCCTCACCAACGCCCTAACCTCCTTCCCAGCCACCTTCTCCAACGCGTCCAAAATCTCCCCACTCGTCGCCGTATACCCGGGCAACAACACCTGTCTAAAATGGCCAAACCTCTCCCCGGGTACACCAACCGCATGCACCAAATTCGCCGCCAACGTCCGCGGCGACGTCAGCCAAATACCTATACTGGGATCCACGGGCAACTCCGCCGCAACCCCATGAACCGGCTCCCTCACAATACCCGACACGAAACTGGACGCCGCCGCCGTCGGCGCACCCGCTCTCACGAAAACAGTCGGTAACCGCACGGCGCGGCCGTCGATGAGTCCCCGCCGCGAGTAATCATTGACAAGACACTCGATCATGAGTTTCTGCGTCCCGTAGCTGGATTCCGGCATGGGCACCACATCGACTTCCGTGGCGATGTTCGCAACGGCCGCGCGGCCGTATACCGCACACGAGGAGGTGAAGATTACTTTGATGCCCGGTCGCGACGTGGCGATTGTGTCGAGCAGGGTGCGGACTGAGTCGAAGTTTACGCTGAGACCGAGCCGCAGGTTGGATTCGCTGCCGGACGACATTATGCCATGCAGGATGTAGACTGCGTCGGGGGAGTGGGCGATGAGGTCTTGGCACGCGGTTGGGGAGGTGAGGTCGGCGGAGATGCATGTTATGGGGATGtttgtggttgtggttgaGGGGGGAGTGGGTTTGTGGACGTCGGCGAGGAGGAGGGATGTTGCGGTTTTTGTTTCTAGGAGTTTGGCGGCGAGGATTTGGCCGACGAAGCCGGAGGCGCCTGTTATGAGGATTTTCATGTTTGGGGTTGGTTGGTTGGGTTTCTTGATGGAAGGATCTCGTGTTCCTGGGGTGTGTTGATGGGTTTTGGGATTAAGGGATGTGTTTATTTATTTATTGTTTGTCTAAGGAAAAAGATGTTTAGATTTTACATGTACATCACTATTCTAACTATGCGTTTGCAGAAATGGGCAGCAAACTTATACTCATCTGCAGACTTCGGTGTTGAGGCCGATGTACAAAGTGTGGGGAACGGCGCTTGTCCCGGATCTTTGCATCCGAGGTCGGTCGCAGCTTTCGCGAAAAACGCTCCTGTTAGGATGTCACCGTGGTGGACGAGCTAGCTATTACCATCAATCGGCTCTAAGAGTGTGTCCGCATGATTTATAATCATCTGTCAGTGTATACGGGACTGGGGGCTGTAGTAGTATAGCCTATCTCATCTCATTAATGTCACCGAGCAAGCTGCCGCTCCATCCCGGGTTTTCGTCATCGATGGTCAGCGCCTTGGTCTATAGTGCCTAAACGCGTAAATAGAACGACTCTTGCTTCCCGAATTTGTACGTCGAGGTCCGGAGATAACTTGTTTCGTAGCGTCTTGATTGGGTCCCCGGTGGTAATGGCGAGGGCCCCCGCGCCGTGGGAAACATGGCGATCAACTAGAGCGTAGTGATCGACAACGCTTCAACTGCCATGGCTACAAAAGGCAGAGGAGGTCGTGGTGCTTGGGGTGTTCCCCGTCTTTTCTCCATCATGATGCTCGCTATAGCACTCCTATTGGGCCTGGCCCAATTCCACCGCTCGGCTGCCGTTGACTCATTGACCGTGGAAACAACTTCTGGCTCTGTTCAGGGCTTCACTGATGACCTCACACCGAATGTTGCACAGTACCTGGGCATTCCTTTTGCAGAGCCGCCTGTAGGGGCACGTCGGTGGCTCCCTCCGGCTCCGAAGTGCAGGGAGAATCAGACTATCAAGGCGACTGCTCTGCGCCCTGCTTGTCCTCAGGCTCAGGGCAACACGTCGAATGTGTGGCGTACTGATGCGCCGGAGTTCCTTACTCAGCCACCGGAATACCAGAGCGAAGACTGCCTGAATCTCAATGTTTGGGCGCCTTTGGAACAGTGTACAGACGAAAGCGAAAAGAAGCTATTACCGGTTTTGATTTGGATCTATGGAGGAGGGTACACGAGTGGTGGCGCCAATGTCCCGTATCAGATACCCGCTAGATGGGTTGAGAGGACTGGCGAGCATATTGTTGTTGCCATCAGGTAAGCTGTCCATCGCACCTACACCTACGCTATAGTGCTGACTGAAACCTCAGCTACCGTGTCAACATATTCGGCTTTCCCAACGCCAAATCGCTTGCAGATGATGAGCAGAACTTGGGTTTCTTAGATCAGCGTCTAGCGGTAGAATGGGTCCGTGACAACATCCGCAACTTTGGCGGCGATCCGAATCGCATGATACTCTGGGGTCAATCCGCAGGTGCATCATCCGTGGACGGGTATAACTTCGCCTATCCCGAAGACCCTATCGTATCAGGACTCATCATGAACTCCGGGACAACCTTCATCGGCATCAACAGCGAAGACGTCCAGCAAACAAACTTCACCTTTGTTGCCCACCACTTTGGTTGCAACAGCCCCTCCGCCCAAGCCGAAATCGACTGTCTCAGGGGCGTGGACTCTGTTTCCATAACCCAATATCTCAAGCAATACTCCGACAGAAATACGCAGCCTAGTCTTAGTTTCCTGCCCGTCATCGACAACCGCACACTCTACTCAAACTACACGGCACGTGCCCTGGCAGGCAAGTTCTCGCGCAAACCAGCCATCATCGGCAACACAAACGACGAAGGTACTGCGTTTCAGCCCTACAATCGAACCTACGGAGTCAACACAACGTTGGCAGATGCGGACACTGCTACCATTTTCCACTGCCCGGCTGTGAAGACGACGTACGATCGTTATGCAGCAAACGCAACTACTTTTCGCTATCTCTACGCCGGGAACTTTAGTAACATCTCGCCGCAACCGTGGGAGGGCGCTTATCACTCGTCTGATATCCCGTTGTACTTTGGTACGTATGGCATTGTGAGAGGCAATGGTACTGCGTTTGAAAAGGCAGTGAGCGAGAAGGTGCAGGATTATTATCTTGCATTTGCCAAGGATCCTGTCAATGGACTACCGCAAATGGGGTGGAATGCCTATACGCCGAGTGGTGAGGCTGTACTGATTGGGTATGATGGGGAGATTGTGCAGGGGATTGAAGAGAGTGAGTTGGAGAAGCCGTGTGATGGGGTGAAGCCGAATGGTCTTCCGATACCGCCTTGAGGTCTCAAGTAGTGTATTTGGAGGGCGGAAGTTCTACGAGCATGTTATCGAGCTCTTCCTATGCCTGTTGAGGTGCGATTTATCGAGTGAATAAAATACCACGCGCACGTACTTGCCTACCAGCTCACCCCTTGTCCGACCTCCGTTCGCTAATCCTAAGTCGTGTATCTCTACTCAAACGCAACCATCACTCACCAGCTCGCCCCGAAATGTCCCTACCCATCTCTACATAGCCTTAGCAGGTAAAAAAACCCAAGTCAGAATAACCACCCCAAGCCACCCGTCCAGCCCGAACGTCGGCACAACAAAGTCATTCCTGTCCCGCTCGTTCTCCCCTGCAATCTCAGCCGCATCATCTCCAAGAGGCTGAAGTACGAGAAAAAAAGCAAACATCACAGCTCATGCGCGATTCGTTTATTGCATGCATAATACTTCAGCCACAACGCAGCTGCGGAGAACCGTTCGGTGTAACCGAAGCAACAACAGGGGGTCCGTGTTTTCTGTTCTCCTTTTTGCTTTTTCGCTGGCTAGTGGCTTGTTTAGTCAAGCCGTCAGCCTCATGGTGCGATCGATTCAGTGCGTTTACTCTGATGCATGGCACGGTTATGTACATGCATGAGTGAGGGGGTAAGGTAAGAAGAAGAGGGAAAAGCAAACGCAGGAAAGCCATGGCGCCATGTGGCATGATAAGTTACCGAAAAAAACTTGATTCGGAAACCTTATTCTTGGGAATTTGCGACGAGTCACGAAGTTGCGTGATGTAAAAGCATGAGAATACAGAATGAGTTAGAGCCATTTACAGTCAAGGGGATGTCGGATGTAGGGATTTAGACATCGCTGATCTAAGCAAGAGATCCCACTGCAACTGCTCCTCCGACCGACTAGTACTAGTACTAGTAACCCAACAGTGTGGCTGGTATACCACAGCACGTGCAAACTGTGGCTCACGTAGCTTACACTGCCACATGCGGGGTTCAACCCACCGTCAGCACCGCACCTGCAGCACTGGGCGTTTGAGAAGTACCGTGACGTCAAGTAGTAAACAACGCAAGAAACTGGGCGGCCAACGTACGTGTTAGAAGGAGGAGCGTGCGTGGTCTTGGGAGAGAGGGGTTAAATTAGTCCAAGTAGCTACGCTCATCGAGTGATTGTCCTTTCTTAAGCTTCTCTCGATTCCAACATCCTgctctctctttctctttacTTACCTGCATTCTTGATCCTTTGCAATCTCTACAGTAACGAGAACCTTTGACCTGCGAAACTTCCCAAGACAGATATCTCGGTACAGATCATCAAAGAGAAGTCAAGATGGCGAATCAGGCTCCTGCGTCGCTTGTTGAGCAGCTGACTGCGTCTGGAGGTGCTGAACCAGCAGGTAAGGGTCCCATTGAGCATCGTCATGGTTCCCGATCGACGACGCTACTACATGTCCTCCGGCTATGAGCTGTCCATACTCAAAATGTCGTCGTCATCGGTAGACTAATCAAAACCGCCCACATCATAGCTAATACAATGAACAGGCTTTCTTAACGATATTGTCTCGAACCTTTGGCCCAACATCTGTATTGCCGGCTCCAAGATCATCAAGGAATCAGTCGAGCCTGTCCTCGCCTCGACTCTTCCGGGTCCCCTCAAAAACCTGCGGTTCGTCAAGATTGACTTTGGTCATGTCCCGATCAGCTTCTCAAACGTCGATGTGCACAAGACGAAGAACAATGGCATCAAGCTGGACATGGATCTGAACTGGGACGGCGTATGCGACTTCGAGCTTGATGGCAAATTGGTACCTAAAGTGGTATGTTGCGAACACTTGAGTTTGAGGCTTGGATGTAGCTAATGAGGTGTAGGGTGTCGAGAGGGTTCGTATGAAGGGCCGGATCAGCGTGCTGCTTTGCCCCTTGACCAATGTCATTCCTCTGGTAAGTACCAAGTCCAAGTATTGATGCACCATATGCTAACGACTGTCAGATCGGCGCCGCTCAGGTTGCGTTCCTCAACACACCCAGCCTAGAGCTCGACTTCACCGATGCCGCAAACATTGCCGATCTCTCCGTCATCGATAACTGTGTACGGAAAATCATTCTCGGCATCATCGGGGGCATGTTCGTCCTGCCCAACCGCTTCCTCGTCAAGATGGACAACAACGTCGACTACTTCAAAACCTACCAGCCCCACCACGGCCTCATCCGCGTCACAATCGCCCGGGCAACAAACATTGCAGCTCCCAAGCAAGgcgagaagaagaagagcacCATCAGCAAGTTGATGGAAAAGGTCAAGCTCAAGGACGTACCCGACTGCTACGCCAAAGTCATAGTAGGCGCCGAAGCCGAGTGGAAGACGTCCGTCGTagacaacaacaccaacccaGAGTGGAACGAAACGCACGACTTCATCGTCACAGACTTTGAGCAAAACATCTCGATCGACATCCAAGACGAGGACACAGCCACGGGTGACGACGACATAGGTTTCGCCTCCACCACGGTCAAGGACATACTCCTCCAGGGCGGTTCCCAAGACCTCAGTCTCTCGCACAAGAACACGCCCACAGGCGGCCGCGTCCTCATCCACGCCAAATTCTTCAACTTTGTAAACAACGCTCAGATCCTCTCGTCAGCACATGCCCAGGGACAAGGCCAATACGTCGGTCTGGCTACCATCCTCATCGCAAGCGCACACGACCTCCAGGGCCCGCGCGAAGAACTGCAGCCTAGCGTCAAGGTGACATGGGGCACACACACGTTCCAGACGGCTGTCAAGACGTACACGCCCGGCACGGACATCTACAACCCTTCGTTCGACCAGGCGTTCCGCATCCCACTTACGGCGGATATGCTGGCCAACCCTGGTGCGTTCCAATTCCATCTGCTGAACAAGACTACCGAGTTTGGAAGTGCGCAGATTGGCTGGCAGGATGTGCTCGGTGCTGAGGGCTTGATGGTGCAGAATAGCTTCGATATGGGTAATGGGGCCAAGATTAGGGCGGCGGTTACGCTACATGGGGTTCAGGAAGCTCAGTAAGTGGGTGAGTCGTGATGGGATGGGATGTGATGGGATGAGTGTGGGTAGGGAGGTAAGGTGGTATAACCTAAGTCTACATATTTCCTAGTCTGGTATGGCTATCAATGACGAAACACGATGTTATAAATATGTACATGGAGATCAGTGCATGGAGTGAGGAGACATGATGAATGGGATATCTTATTCATCATCTTTCATCCCCTTTACTCCCCTGTACCATGAACATTCACCCCTGTAAACGCAAG includes these proteins:
- a CDS encoding WcaG, Nucleoside-diphosphate-sugar epimerase — protein: MKILITGASGFVGQILAAKLLETKTATSLLLADVHKPTPPSTTTTNIPITCISADLTSPTACQDLIAHSPDAVYILHGIMSSGSESNLRLGLSVNFDSVRTLLDTIATSRPGIKVIFTSSCAVYGRAAVANIATEVDVVPMPESSYGTQKLMIECLVNDYSRRGLIDGRAVRLPTVFVRAGAPTAAASSFVSGIVREPVHGVAAELPVDPSIGIWLTSPRTLAANLVHAVGVPGERFGHFRQVLLPGYTATSGEILDALEKVAGKEVRALVREKRDENTQRIVLSWPARADD
- a CDS encoding PnbA, Carboxylesterase type B, which produces MATKGRGGRGAWGVPRLFSIMMLAIALLLGLAQFHRSAAVDSLTVETTSGSVQGFTDDLTPNVAQYLGIPFAEPPVGARRWLPPAPKCRENQTIKATALRPACPQAQGNTSNVWRTDAPEFLTQPPEYQSEDCLNLNVWAPLEQCTDESEKKLLPVLIWIYGGGYTSGGANVPYQIPARWVERTGEHIVVAISYRVNIFGFPNAKSLADDEQNLGFLDQRLAVEWVRDNIRNFGGDPNRMILWGQSAGASSVDGYNFAYPEDPIVSGLIMNSGTTFIGINSEDVQQTNFTFVAHHFGCNSPSAQAEIDCLRGVDSVSITQYLKQYSDRNTQPSLSFLPVIDNRTLYSNYTARALAGKFSRKPAIIGNTNDEGTAFQPYNRTYGVNTTLADADTATIFHCPAVKTTYDRYAANATTFRYLYAGNFSNISPQPWEGAYHSSDIPLYFGTYGIVRGNGTAFEKAVSEKVQDYYLAFAKDPVNGLPQMGWNAYTPSGEAVLIGYDGEIVQGIEESELEKPCDGVKPNGLPIPP